In the Arachis ipaensis cultivar K30076 chromosome B10, Araip1.1, whole genome shotgun sequence genome, one interval contains:
- the LOC107622563 gene encoding putative pentatricopeptide repeat-containing protein At1g12700, mitochondrial isoform X2: protein MLRSSTTASLRFFRHQSQFGNVDYAIWIVDHMNNMGYQPDAHTIGTIINGLCKMGNTPAAIAILRKTETRNCKPSVDVAGYNAIVDSLCKDGLVSEALSLFSEMTTKGIQPSTITYNCLIQGLCTFSRWQEAASLLSERKQKGIMPDTHTFTILMDALCKEGKISSARA, encoded by the exons ATGTTGCGTTCATCAACAACAGCTTCTCTGCGCTTCTTTCGGCACCAATCTCAATTTG GCAATGTGGATTATGCTATTTGGATTGTTGACCACATGAATAACATGGGATATCAACCCGACGCCCACACGATTGGAACAATTATAAATGGATTGTGCAAGATGGGCAACACCCCTGCTGCCATTGCCATTCTAAGGAAGACGGAAACAAGAAACTGCAAACCAAGTGTTGATGTTGCAGGTTATAACGCAATTGTGGATAGTCTTTGCAAGGATGGGCTGGTATCTGAGGCTCTGAGTCTATTCTCCGAAATGACAACGAAAGGTATACAACCCAGTACTATCACTTACAATTGCTTGATTCAAGGGCTGTGTACTTTCAGCAGATGGCAGGAGGCTGCATCTTTACTGAGCGAGAGAAAGCAAAAGGGAATTATGCCGGATACACATACTTTTACTATTTTAATGGATGCTCTTTGTAAAGAGGGAAAGATTTCAAGTGCTAGAGCCTAG
- the LOC107622563 gene encoding putative pentatricopeptide repeat-containing protein At1g12700, mitochondrial isoform X1 gives MMFKIGLEPNVVTFTTIVNGLCIEGNVDYAIWIVDHMNNMGYQPDAHTIGTIINGLCKMGNTPAAIAILRKTETRNCKPSVDVAGYNAIVDSLCKDGLVSEALSLFSEMTTKGIQPSTITYNCLIQGLCTFSRWQEAASLLSERKQKGIMPDTHTFTILMDALCKEGKISSARA, from the coding sequence ATGATGTTCAAAATCGGTTTGGAGCCCAATGTGGTCACATTTACCACCATTGTTAATGGTCTTTGTATTGAAGGCAATGTGGATTATGCTATTTGGATTGTTGACCACATGAATAACATGGGATATCAACCCGACGCCCACACGATTGGAACAATTATAAATGGATTGTGCAAGATGGGCAACACCCCTGCTGCCATTGCCATTCTAAGGAAGACGGAAACAAGAAACTGCAAACCAAGTGTTGATGTTGCAGGTTATAACGCAATTGTGGATAGTCTTTGCAAGGATGGGCTGGTATCTGAGGCTCTGAGTCTATTCTCCGAAATGACAACGAAAGGTATACAACCCAGTACTATCACTTACAATTGCTTGATTCAAGGGCTGTGTACTTTCAGCAGATGGCAGGAGGCTGCATCTTTACTGAGCGAGAGAAAGCAAAAGGGAATTATGCCGGATACACATACTTTTACTATTTTAATGGATGCTCTTTGTAAAGAGGGAAAGATTTCAAGTGCTAGAGCCTAG